The following proteins are encoded in a genomic region of Canis lupus familiaris isolate Mischka breed German Shepherd unplaced genomic scaffold, alternate assembly UU_Cfam_GSD_1.0 chrUn_S785H948, whole genome shotgun sequence:
- the LOC119879416 gene encoding ral guanine nucleotide dissociation stimulator-like, producing the protein MFSCCRPTSRGSGSQEPRGSRLFQCCRQWLQDRYQGVRAVIRRRRQSSTRDVGREREEGVVCPTASRSREVPCSANRGQRGLRGAGAAAGKGHQIVPKKLSRTELLGHEDRQLLLALQRRDVISICSFLDDYRGFATTEEVLDLLFTEYGYIVAACGDDDTVQRWKLAISCMLEIWLDYYGDDFCQLPEFPSLMKILQFVRQHMPGSDVELRARCNLQQFRRLHTVEPEAGASAQGKHR; encoded by the exons ATGTTCTCTTGCTGCCGGCCCACCTCTcggggctctggctcccaggaaccCCGGGGGAGCCGCTTGTTCCAATGCTGTAGGCAGTGGCTCCAGGATAGATACCAAGGCGTCAGGGCGGTGATCCGGAGGCGCCGTCAG AGCTCCACCCGGGACGTGGGGCGCGAGCGGGAGGAAGGGGTCGTCTGCCCCACCgcctccaggagcagggaggtgCCCTGCTCAGCTAACAGAGGCCAGCGCGGGCTCAGG ggtGCTGGGGCCGCGGCCGGGAAGGGGCATCAGATTGTCCCGAAGAAGCTCAGCCGGACGGAGCTGCTGGGGCACGAAGACCGACAACTGCTGCTCGCCTTGCAGCGCAGGGACGTCATCTCCATTTGCAGCTTCTTAGACGACTATCGTGGATTCGCCACCACGGAGGAGGTGCTGGACCTGCTGTTCACcga ATATGGGTACATCGTAGCTGCATGTGGTGACGACGACACGGTCCAGCGTTGGAAACT GGCCATCTCCTGCATGCTGGAAATATGGCTGGATTATTATGGGGACGACTTTTGTCAGCTCCCCGAATTTCCCTCCCTTATGAAAATTCTGCAATTCGTAAGACAGCACATGCCAGGTTCAGACGTGGAACTCCGTGCCCGGTGTAACCTCCAGCAATTCAGACGCCTCCATACAgtggagccagaggctgggg CTTCAGCCCAAGGAAAACACCGCTGA